Proteins found in one Triticum aestivum cultivar Chinese Spring chromosome 4D, IWGSC CS RefSeq v2.1, whole genome shotgun sequence genomic segment:
- the LOC123099369 gene encoding uncharacterized protein, whose amino-acid sequence MAAGRRLSELLQEQQEPFLVEAAKIRRPRRGRGGGGGGGGGACCPVAACQRLLRLCNHGFKKRSGSIGDLRSALSKAMRSAFRWENLGGGCFTGVGDREFRRLRRSAGHSGECDARAMEFDDDDGDGYERQGAARWKTDMEVDSSRQLSPVSVLELHSDDESPVHSRWEEDEKPSTSGSSPSAPSSDFHGPTSPCFTYDVHGDKARAISMEATEEEDEETAGKSILEQISSWERIAGDIYKIPGMVELDLSESGQQWRGLQPEVREIGARIETLIFEEIRRETVCDMLASHCTLFSPAASC is encoded by the exons ATGGCCGCCGGGAGGAGGCTGTCGGAGCTGCTCCAGGAGCAGCAGGAGCCGTTCCTCGTCGAGGCCGCCAAGATTCGGAGGCCGCGGCGCGgccgtggaggcggcggcggaggaggaggaggggcttgCTGCCCCGTGGCCGCGTGCCAGCGGCTGCTCAGGCTCTGCAACCACGGCTTCAAGAAGAGGAGCGGCAGCATTGGCGACCTGAGGTCCGCGCTGAGCAAGGCCATGAGGAGCGCGTTCCGCTGGGAAAATCTTGGCGGCGGGTGCTTCACCGGCGTCGGCGACCGCGAATTCCGCCGGCTGCGGCGCTCCGCCGGTCACAGCGGCGAATGCGATGCCCGTGCCATGGAGtttgacgacgacgacggcgacgggtaCGAGCGACAGGGAGCAGCGAGGTGGAAGACGGACATGGAGGTGGACTCGTCGCGGCAGCTCAGCCCGGTCTCCGTCCTGGAGCTGCACTCCGACGACGAGTCTCCGGTGCATTCCCGCT GGGAGGAGGACGAGAAGCCATCGACCTCCGGGAGCTCACCGTCAGCACCATCCTCAGACTTCCACGGCCCCACCTCGCCGTGCTTCACCTACGACGTCCACGGCGACAAGGCGCGCGCAATCTCAATGGAGGCGACAGAGGAAGAGGACGAAGAGACGGCCGGCAAGTCCATCTTGGAGCAGATCTCGTCGTGGGAGAGGATCGCAGGGGACATCTACAAGATCCCCGGGATGGTGGAGCTGGACCTGTCAGAGTCCGGGCAGCAATGGAGGGGGCTCCAGCCTGAGGTCAGGGAGATCGGCGCCAGGATTGAGACCCTCATCTTCGAGGAGATCAGGAGGGAGACCGTATGCGACATGCTCGCCTCACACTGTACATTATTTTCACCAGCAGCTTCTTGTTGA